A single window of Trachemys scripta elegans isolate TJP31775 chromosome 18, CAS_Tse_1.0, whole genome shotgun sequence DNA harbors:
- the NUPR2 gene encoding nuclear protein 2 encodes MREPGAREEGEGLAAARPQKAAPPGAEEPEEAEARYDPYEWYNVREWSGPRGPGSGGKGRSRRERELRTNRYLPAGHERKLAQKLRNSQAKRRRREQRGPRSTRAGRRSARAE; translated from the exons ATGCGAGAGCCGGGGGCCCGGGAGGAGGGTGAGGGGCTGGCCGCCGCCAGGCCGCAGAAGGCGGCGCCCCCGGGGGCGGAGGAGCCGGAGGAGGCCGAGGCCCGCTACGATCCGTACGAGTGGTACAACGTGCGGGAGTGGAGCGGGCCGCGGGGCCCGGGCTCGGGCGGGAAGGGCCGCAGCCGCCGGGAGAGGGAGCTGCGCACCAACCGCTACCTGCCCGCCGGCCACGAGAGGAAGCTCGCCCAAAAGCTGCGCAACAGCCAGGCCAAGCGGCGCCGCCGGGAGCAGCGCGGGCCTCGCTCCACCCGGGCCGGGAGGCGCAGCGCCAGG GCTGAATAG